The Peribacillus sp. FSL E2-0218 genome contains a region encoding:
- a CDS encoding hotdog domain-containing protein encodes MPLKAGDIITFARTFTLRDVEVFTAISGDEGIHHVSPDEQGRLVVQGLLTATLPTKIGGEHNVLARTMNFDFLRPVFTGDTINCVVKIEEFEKQENDRSAIHAAFLCKNQNEKEVLKGNFKGIIL; translated from the coding sequence ATGCCCTTAAAAGCAGGGGATATCATTACGTTTGCACGGACTTTTACTCTAAGGGATGTTGAAGTATTTACAGCTATTTCGGGTGATGAAGGGATTCACCATGTTTCCCCGGACGAACAAGGAAGACTTGTCGTACAAGGATTATTAACGGCGACTCTGCCAACAAAAATTGGCGGGGAGCATAACGTATTGGCTCGAACCATGAATTTTGATTTTTTGAGACCTGTATTTACAGGAGATACAATCAATTGTGTAGTTAAAATCGAGGAATTCGAAAAGCAAGAAAATGATAGGAGTGCTATCCATGCAGCCTTCTTATGTAAAAACCAGAATGAAAAAGAAGTCCTAAAAGGGAATTTCAAAGGAATAATTCTTTAA
- a CDS encoding HAMP domain-containing sensor histidine kinase, translating to MAKAVRGFRSKMVLLFGLSMLFAGIITYSIFKGLQIYYHTYVQFGDRLTFYRRLMNEIGDINFFLLLFIPLSILFFYVLTQPYSTYFNKISTGIHHLARGDFSYKVQINTYDEFRDIAQDINLASEKLKEAIERGDFSESSKNQLVVNLAHDLRTPLTSVLGYIDLILKDEKLTKEQITHFLTIAFTKSQRLERLIDELFEITRMNYGMLPVYKKQINLADLLNQLTEELYPVFEKNHLTARMNIPSELPIVADGALLARVFENLLINANRYGSDGQFVDIRGFIHSGELVVQVVNYGDPIPQNELPHLFDMFYTGDKARAHQEDSTGLGLFIAKNIVEQHNGTISAESSFMHTVFEVRLPQESG from the coding sequence ATGGCTAAAGCTGTACGCGGTTTTCGTTCGAAGATGGTGCTATTATTCGGTTTAAGTATGCTATTTGCTGGTATCATCACCTATTCCATCTTTAAGGGACTACAAATTTATTATCATACCTATGTCCAGTTTGGCGACAGGCTGACTTTTTATCGTCGATTGATGAATGAAATTGGTGACATTAACTTCTTTTTACTACTGTTCATCCCGCTTTCGATCTTGTTTTTTTATGTACTGACCCAGCCCTATTCGACCTACTTCAATAAGATTTCAACAGGGATCCACCATCTAGCTCGAGGAGATTTCTCATATAAGGTTCAAATAAATACCTATGATGAATTCAGGGATATTGCCCAAGATATCAACTTGGCAAGCGAGAAGTTGAAAGAAGCTATTGAAAGAGGAGATTTTTCGGAAAGCAGCAAGAATCAGTTGGTCGTAAATTTAGCACATGATTTGCGTACGCCTCTTACGTCTGTTTTAGGTTATATCGATTTAATTCTTAAAGATGAAAAATTGACTAAGGAGCAGATCACACATTTTTTAACGATTGCGTTTACTAAATCACAGCGTTTAGAACGGCTTATTGATGAATTATTCGAAATAACGAGAATGAACTATGGGATGCTGCCCGTTTATAAAAAGCAAATAAACTTAGCCGATTTGCTCAACCAACTAACGGAAGAATTGTACCCTGTTTTTGAAAAAAATCATTTAACCGCGCGAATGAATATTCCTTCCGAATTACCAATTGTTGCAGACGGAGCCCTCTTAGCCCGCGTGTTTGAAAACCTTCTAATCAATGCAAATCGTTATGGAAGCGACGGTCAGTTTGTAGACATTCGCGGCTTTATACATTCTGGGGAATTGGTTGTTCAAGTTGTGAATTATGGAGATCCCATCCCTCAAAATGAACTGCCGCATCTTTTTGATATGTTTTATACTGGTGACAAAGCTCGAGCTCACCAAGAAGACAGCACTGGGCTGGGCTTATTCATTGCAAAAAACATCGTGGAGCAGCATAACGGGACAATCAGTGCCGAAAGTAGTTTTATGCATACCGTTTTTGAAGTTCGATTACCTCAAGAAAGTGGATAA
- a CDS encoding IS1182 family transposase, whose amino-acid sequence MLSKHDSIQRDQLEMITLDQLVPPNHLVRKMEAAIDFTFIYDLVKDMYSEVGRPSIDPVILVKLTFIQYTFGIRSMRKTIEEVETNMAYRWFLGYGFHDKVPHFSTFGKNYERRFKDTDLFEQIFCRILMTAANKKVISVEHVFVDSTHVKASANKRKFEKKIVRKETRAYQGRLQEEINQDRENHGKKPFPPDKFDKEETKAIKESTTDPESGYYVKDERTKQFAYSFHAAADGNGFVLGTIVTPGNTHDSHILEPLVEQVIEKVGKPEAVAADAAYKTPAITSYLFNKEITPALPYTRPRTKEGFFRKHDYVYDEHFDCYLCPSGETLKYSTTNKEGYREYKSPKQICATCSFLSRCTESKDHQKVVTRHIWQAYVEEADHLRHHQEVKPIYAKRKETIERVFADAKEKHGMRWTTLRGLKKLSMQAMLTFAAMNVKKMATWTWQGPKTA is encoded by the coding sequence ATGCTTTCTAAACATGATTCTATTCAGCGAGATCAACTTGAAATGATTACTTTAGATCAACTGGTGCCACCGAACCATTTGGTTCGTAAAATGGAGGCTGCCATTGACTTCACTTTCATTTATGACTTGGTGAAAGATATGTACTCAGAGGTAGGACGCCCAAGTATTGATCCAGTTATTTTAGTTAAACTGACTTTCATTCAATATACCTTCGGTATTCGTTCCATGCGTAAAACGATTGAAGAAGTTGAAACCAATATGGCTTACCGTTGGTTCTTAGGCTATGGTTTCCATGATAAAGTACCTCATTTCTCTACGTTCGGAAAAAATTATGAGCGACGCTTTAAAGATACAGACCTGTTTGAACAGATTTTCTGTCGCATTTTAATGACAGCTGCTAATAAAAAGGTAATAAGTGTAGAACACGTTTTCGTGGATTCCACACATGTGAAAGCCAGTGCGAATAAACGGAAATTTGAAAAGAAAATCGTTCGTAAAGAAACACGAGCGTATCAAGGACGTCTTCAAGAAGAAATCAATCAAGATCGTGAAAACCATGGAAAGAAGCCTTTTCCACCAGATAAATTTGATAAGGAAGAAACCAAAGCAATTAAAGAAAGTACTACGGATCCTGAGAGTGGCTACTATGTGAAAGATGAACGAACAAAACAGTTTGCCTATTCATTCCATGCGGCCGCAGACGGCAACGGTTTTGTATTGGGAACGATTGTAACACCTGGTAATACACATGACAGTCATATTTTGGAGCCACTTGTTGAGCAAGTGATTGAGAAAGTTGGAAAACCAGAAGCAGTTGCCGCAGATGCAGCTTATAAAACACCAGCGATTACAAGCTACCTATTTAACAAAGAAATCACACCTGCTTTACCCTATACACGTCCTCGTACAAAAGAAGGATTCTTTCGCAAACATGACTATGTTTACGATGAACACTTTGATTGTTACCTTTGCCCTTCGGGAGAAACTTTAAAGTACTCAACAACAAATAAAGAGGGCTATCGCGAGTACAAATCGCCCAAACAAATTTGTGCAACATGCTCATTTTTATCACGGTGTACGGAAAGCAAAGACCATCAAAAAGTAGTGACACGGCATATCTGGCAAGCATATGTGGAAGAAGCAGATCATCTGCGTCATCATCAAGAGGTAAAACCTATATATGCGAAACGCAAAGAAACGATTGAGCGTGTATTCGCAGATGCAAAAGAAAAGCATGGTATGCGTTGGACTACTTTAAGGGGACTTAAAAAATTGTCGATGCAGGCGATGCTTACTTTCGCTGCCATGAATGTAAAGAAGATGGCCACTTGGACATGGCAAGGTCCTAAAACGGCTTAA
- a CDS encoding IDEAL domain-containing protein codes for MDKNHVILEPFQHQVSCCCPGQKHLHMIDFFPGDVWTITDERKYVDCLGWHFLIVVNEEYQFFMQVADIEELYSTGTICSILDLDLRINHLGFKINEALDAHDRESFLSFADELSCVQEIKNKMNTEDVHAY; via the coding sequence ATGGATAAAAATCATGTAATCTTAGAACCTTTTCAACATCAAGTAAGCTGTTGCTGCCCGGGGCAGAAGCACCTGCATATGATCGACTTCTTTCCAGGAGATGTATGGACAATTACCGATGAGCGGAAATATGTAGATTGTCTAGGATGGCACTTTTTGATCGTGGTCAACGAAGAGTATCAGTTTTTTATGCAAGTGGCAGACATCGAGGAGCTGTATTCCACTGGCACCATTTGCTCCATATTGGATTTGGATCTGAGAATTAATCATTTGGGCTTTAAAATCAACGAAGCACTCGATGCACATGATAGGGAGTCGTTTCTTTCGTTTGCTGATGAACTGAGCTGCGTCCAGGAAATAAAGAATAAAATGAACACGGAAGATGTGCATGCGTATTAA
- a CDS encoding cupin domain-containing protein, which translates to MVSYMDYTSPSTQFFFDANNSNLFKKDNQNYINVVGIKQLNTLENVSLLDIYLSTSNVVEPHYHQNAAELVYCISGAATVSLLNPFTKQIQNYPLKPGQVANVPQGWWHYEVATSDNTHLLAIFDAPTPEVVLGSDILKLTPANIMAHTYCMDENQWKKAVAPVQPATFIGPTANCQRGSEDERQPLQQPSQLPQQPYPQYINQYDNQVYPAPAYNYQIPANPQYYYY; encoded by the coding sequence ATGGTTTCATATATGGACTATACCTCCCCATCCACACAATTTTTTTTCGACGCCAATAATAGCAATCTCTTTAAAAAAGATAATCAAAACTATATTAATGTAGTAGGTATCAAACAATTGAACACCCTTGAAAATGTTTCTTTGCTGGATATTTACCTCAGCACTAGCAATGTTGTGGAACCGCATTATCACCAAAATGCAGCTGAGCTTGTTTACTGTATTTCTGGTGCCGCAACCGTTTCATTGCTGAATCCTTTCACGAAACAAATCCAGAATTACCCCCTTAAGCCCGGTCAAGTGGCCAATGTTCCACAAGGCTGGTGGCATTATGAAGTCGCAACTTCCGATAATACGCATCTGCTTGCCATTTTTGATGCGCCAACCCCTGAAGTTGTGCTTGGTTCCGATATCCTGAAATTGACACCAGCAAATATCATGGCTCATACGTATTGCATGGATGAAAACCAATGGAAAAAAGCAGTTGCCCCCGTGCAGCCAGCAACGTTCATCGGTCCGACAGCCAACTGCCAACGGGGTTCTGAAGATGAAAGACAGCCACTGCAGCAGCCTTCGCAACTTCCGCAGCAGCCATATCCGCAATATATCAATCAATATGATAACCAAGTATACCCTGCCCCGGCCTATAATTATCAAATACCAGCTAATCCCCAATATTATTATTATTGA
- a CDS encoding flavodoxin: protein MSKIIMIFASMSGNTEEMADSIAAGIKENDVDIEMIDIMDSPEASILEGYDGILLGAYTWGDGDLPDDFLDFYDEMDDVDLTGKKAAVFGSGDSYYTHYCAAVDILSEKLRERGADIVMEGLKVELTPEDEEIKRCQDFGREFMKKSLVSSI, encoded by the coding sequence ATGTCTAAAATCATTATGATTTTTGCCAGTATGAGTGGCAATACAGAAGAAATGGCGGACTCCATTGCAGCAGGAATCAAGGAGAACGATGTGGATATTGAAATGATAGATATAATGGATAGTCCAGAAGCATCCATACTTGAAGGGTACGATGGTATCTTATTAGGTGCATACACGTGGGGGGATGGAGATCTGCCGGATGATTTTTTAGACTTTTATGATGAAATGGATGATGTTGATTTAACCGGAAAGAAAGCTGCGGTGTTTGGTTCAGGCGATTCATACTATACACACTATTGTGCAGCTGTAGATATTTTGAGCGAAAAATTAAGGGAACGGGGCGCTGATATCGTCATGGAAGGGTTAAAAGTCGAATTAACCCCAGAAGATGAGGAAATCAAAAGGTGCCAGGATTTCGGGAGGGAGTTCATGAAAAAAAGTTTGGTTTCTTCCATATAA
- the vanY gene encoding VanY-A/VanY-F/VanY-M family D-Ala-D-Ala carboxypeptidase, with amino-acid sequence MSIGFGFIYIAPTFHGKVEIQTYDRYEKVKLADIGIPKNIQRKEISKEQVYQGNLLLVNSEFPVHSESEKSDIVNLFTNKELTEGYGLLDGNIELSRDVALAFSKMITAAKKEGVHHFLINSGYRGMNKQRELYREMGPDYALPAGYSEHNLGISLDVGSSQMKMSEAAEGKWIERNAWKYGFILRYPKDKIDVTGIQYEPWHIRFVGLPHSAIMHKKNFVLEEYLDFLKKEKSTAANVNGVQYTISYYLVSESMTIKVPHNNHYEISGNNIDGVIVTGYE; translated from the coding sequence TTGAGTATCGGTTTTGGTTTCATTTATATAGCACCGACTTTTCATGGGAAAGTCGAGATTCAAACATATGATCGATATGAAAAAGTTAAATTAGCCGATATAGGCATTCCTAAAAACATTCAGCGGAAAGAGATTTCCAAAGAACAGGTATACCAAGGAAATCTGCTCTTGGTCAACAGTGAATTTCCTGTTCATTCAGAAAGTGAAAAGTCGGATATCGTAAATTTATTTACGAACAAGGAATTGACAGAGGGCTACGGATTGCTTGATGGCAATATTGAGTTATCAAGGGATGTCGCACTTGCATTTTCGAAGATGATAACGGCTGCCAAAAAAGAAGGGGTTCATCATTTCTTGATTAATAGTGGATACCGGGGTATGAATAAGCAACGTGAACTTTACCGGGAAATGGGACCTGACTATGCCTTGCCTGCCGGCTATAGTGAACACAATTTGGGTATATCCCTTGATGTAGGTTCTTCACAGATGAAAATGAGTGAAGCGGCGGAAGGAAAATGGATAGAAAGAAATGCTTGGAAATACGGTTTTATTTTACGCTATCCAAAGGATAAAATCGATGTTACAGGCATTCAATATGAACCGTGGCATATCCGTTTTGTAGGTTTGCCACACAGCGCGATCATGCATAAAAAAAATTTCGTCTTGGAGGAATATTTAGATTTCCTCAAAAAAGAAAAGTCCACTGCTGCAAATGTTAACGGGGTACAATATACAATTTCTTATTACCTTGTTTCTGAAAGCATGACAATTAAAGTACCACATAATAACCATTACGAGATTTCGGGCAACAATATCGATGGAGTAATAGTAACCGGGTATGAATGA
- a CDS encoding response regulator transcription factor translates to MKPLSILIADDEKEIADLISILLEKEGYHVITASDGQEALDVTETQNVDLLILDIMMPKMDGYEVIRHIRERHNMPVIFLSAKTSDFDKVHGLVIGADDYMTKPFIPMELVARVNAQLRRFTKLNQPKTDHKTNLEFGGLVISPDQRTVNLYGENIELTPKEFDILHLLASHPKKVYSVENIFQHVWDQAYFESGNTVMVHIRTLRKKLEKDTRKNTWIKTVWGVGYAFNG, encoded by the coding sequence ATGAAACCTCTATCAATTTTAATAGCGGATGATGAGAAAGAAATTGCCGATCTAATTTCCATCCTTTTGGAAAAAGAGGGGTACCATGTCATTACAGCCTCTGATGGTCAAGAAGCCCTTGATGTTACCGAGACCCAAAATGTTGATTTGCTGATTCTGGATATCATGATGCCGAAAATGGATGGATATGAAGTAATCCGTCACATTCGCGAACGGCATAATATGCCTGTCATATTTTTGAGCGCAAAAACCTCTGACTTCGATAAGGTCCATGGACTTGTGATTGGAGCAGATGATTATATGACCAAACCATTTATCCCCATGGAATTGGTTGCCCGTGTCAACGCTCAGCTGAGGCGCTTTACGAAGCTTAATCAACCAAAAACAGATCATAAAACGAACTTGGAATTTGGCGGGCTGGTTATTTCTCCTGATCAGCGCACCGTAAATTTATATGGTGAAAACATTGAACTTACCCCAAAGGAGTTTGATATTTTGCATTTATTGGCCAGTCATCCAAAGAAGGTTTATAGTGTGGAAAACATATTCCAGCACGTTTGGGACCAAGCTTATTTTGAAAGTGGAAATACCGTTATGGTACATATTCGCACGTTACGAAAAAAGCTGGAAAAAGATACACGGAAGAATACATGGATTAAAACCGTATGGGGTGTCGGATATGCATTCAATGGCTAA